In Vicia villosa cultivar HV-30 ecotype Madison, WI unplaced genomic scaffold, Vvil1.0 ctg.002453F_1_1, whole genome shotgun sequence, a single genomic region encodes these proteins:
- the LOC131638870 gene encoding uncharacterized protein LOC131638870 translates to MQAVTTVTYQFSINGKITRKTKDLKDLPEFKFHSKCENLNLIDLSFTDDLLLFLRGDKQSVQMMMERFNSFSKSTGLYVNPAKCKAYYGGISDSDMQQIEEIIGFHKGKDLKTKKSHIAGERVCAPQSKGGLNIINMYAWNKACMVRLLWNLCKKKYSMWVRWVHMYYVKEDNVMEMNIKDSFSWIFKRIINLRGQMHGLRQWDVMMQMEKFKMKAFYCDFLEHTSNVVWIGLLFGNSVRPRAKISL, encoded by the exons ATGCAGGCTGTAACAACTGTAACCTATCAGTTTAGCATAAATGGAAAGATAACTAG GAAGACGAAAGATTTAAAGGATCTCCCTGAGTTCAAGTTTCATAGCAAATGTGAGAATCTGAATCTGATTGACCTGAGTTTTACTGATGATCTTTTACTGTTCTTAAGGGGAGATAAGCAATCTGTGCAGATGATGATGGAAAGATTCAATAGTTTCTCCAAATCCACAGGGCTTTATGTCAATCCAGCTAAATGCAAAGCTTATTATGGTGGTATTAGTGACTCTGACATGCAGCAAATTGAGGAGATTATTGGGTTCCACAAGG GTAAAGACTTGAAGACAAAGAAATCCCATATTGCCGGGGAGAGAGTTTGTGCTCCTCAGAGTAAGGGAGGCCTTAACATCATCAACATGTATGCGTGGAATAAGGCCTGTATGGTTAGGCTTCTCTGGAACCTGTGCAAGAAAAAATATAGCATGTGGGTGAGGTGGGTCCACATGTACTATGTCAAGGAGGATAATGTCATGGAGATGAACATAAAGGACTCTTTCTCTTGGATTTTCAAGAGGATCATAAATCTCAGGGGTCAGATGCATGGCCTAAGGCAATGGGATGTTATGATGCAGATGGAGAAGTTTAAGATGAAGGCTTTTTACTGTGATTTTCTGGAGCATACCAGCAATGTTGTTTGGATAGGACTGCTTTTTGGTAACTCTGTTAGGCCTCGTGCAAAAATTTCCTTATAG